The following proteins are co-located in the Wenzhouxiangella marina genome:
- a CDS encoding DegT/DnrJ/EryC1/StrS family aminotransferase, translating into MIVPFLDLGAAYRELRPGIDAAVARVLQSGWYIGGVEVEAFEAEWAEYCEARYCVGVGNGLDALVLALRACGVGPGDGVVVPSNTYIATWLAVSAVGATIQPVEPDPQTYNITPEKIEAAITSATRAILPVHLYGQPAEIDKIAELAKMRGLKLIEDAAQAHGAKCRGRRIGSHGDAVCWSFYPGKNLGAMGDAGAVTTNDAAIADRIRILGNYGSARKYVNEERGVNSRLDPIQAAVLRVKLEVLDEWTERRREIARIYSERLADTGPTLPFVPGWADPVWHLYVVQSAERDRLQQRLTEAGIGTLIHYPIAPHRQQAYADLELPEGSLPIAEQLAANVMSLPMGPQLSPTAAYEVIEAVRAATQ; encoded by the coding sequence GTGATAGTTCCCTTTCTTGATCTAGGTGCGGCCTATCGCGAACTTAGGCCAGGAATCGATGCAGCCGTTGCACGTGTGCTTCAGAGCGGTTGGTACATTGGTGGGGTAGAGGTCGAAGCCTTCGAGGCTGAGTGGGCAGAATACTGCGAAGCTCGATACTGCGTAGGCGTTGGCAACGGCCTCGATGCGCTTGTTCTTGCGCTGCGTGCTTGCGGTGTCGGTCCCGGCGACGGCGTCGTCGTGCCTTCCAATACCTACATCGCAACCTGGCTTGCAGTCAGTGCAGTGGGCGCAACCATTCAGCCTGTTGAGCCCGACCCTCAGACGTACAACATCACACCAGAAAAGATCGAGGCCGCGATCACGTCGGCTACCCGCGCGATCCTGCCGGTTCATCTCTATGGCCAGCCTGCAGAGATCGACAAGATTGCTGAGCTCGCGAAGATGCGGGGGTTGAAGCTGATTGAGGACGCCGCTCAAGCGCACGGCGCAAAGTGTCGCGGACGACGCATCGGCTCACATGGGGATGCGGTCTGCTGGAGCTTTTACCCGGGAAAGAATCTGGGAGCCATGGGTGATGCTGGCGCGGTCACGACCAACGATGCGGCGATCGCCGACCGTATCCGGATTCTGGGCAACTACGGCTCGGCGCGGAAATACGTCAACGAGGAGCGGGGGGTCAACTCTCGCCTCGACCCGATCCAGGCTGCCGTCCTCCGCGTCAAGCTGGAGGTGCTCGACGAATGGACCGAGCGGCGACGGGAAATCGCCAGAATCTACTCGGAGCGGCTTGCGGATACGGGTCCGACTCTGCCTTTCGTGCCCGGCTGGGCCGATCCGGTTTGGCATCTGTATGTGGTCCAGAGCGCCGAGCGCGACCGATTGCAACAGCGACTTACTGAGGCCGGAATCGGAACGCTGATCCACTACCCGATCGCGCCGCATCGCCAGCAGGCCTATGCCGATCTTGAATTGCCTGAGGGCAGTCTGCCCATTGCCGAACAGCTTGCGGCGAACGTGATGAGCCTGCCGATGGGGCCGCAACTCTCACCAACAGCCGCGTACGAAGTCATCGAGGCCGTTCGAGCCGCCACTCAGTGA
- a CDS encoding WxcM-like domain-containing protein: MIEKIQDCFIPEGSIIAESVTFGPRVVLAGEGIIIRSNVRIDAAAVIGADVTIGQGAWVQAGSVVLRSVPPNAIVQGNPAQVVGYRDGDGTQRGPDPKHVDIHAFNHLPRPTRVNLGVGMSKLFLMRRILDVRGALSVGELPNEVPFVPARYFVVFDVPSMEIRGEHAHKHCQQFLICLHGSCRVLLDDGKNRCEVTLDRPDMGVFMPEMIWGTQYRYSPDAVLLVFASRTYEPEDYLRTYDDFLKEIERRKA; encoded by the coding sequence ATGATCGAAAAGATCCAGGATTGCTTCATTCCTGAGGGCTCAATAATCGCCGAATCGGTGACATTTGGTCCAAGGGTTGTCCTTGCCGGGGAGGGAATTATCATTCGATCAAATGTGCGGATTGATGCGGCTGCAGTGATCGGCGCCGATGTAACGATCGGACAAGGCGCATGGGTCCAAGCCGGCTCTGTGGTCCTTCGATCTGTTCCACCGAATGCTATTGTCCAAGGAAACCCGGCACAGGTCGTCGGCTATCGTGATGGAGATGGCACCCAGCGCGGACCAGATCCGAAACACGTTGATATTCACGCCTTCAACCATTTGCCGCGACCCACGCGCGTCAATTTGGGCGTAGGTATGTCCAAGCTATTTCTCATGCGACGAATCCTTGATGTGCGAGGGGCGCTAAGTGTGGGGGAACTGCCGAACGAGGTCCCCTTCGTGCCGGCCCGCTACTTTGTAGTATTCGATGTTCCGTCCATGGAAATTCGCGGTGAACATGCTCATAAGCATTGCCAACAATTTCTGATTTGCCTACACGGCTCGTGCCGAGTGCTTTTGGATGATGGTAAAAACCGCTGCGAAGTGACACTTGATCGGCCGGATATGGGGGTTTTTATGCCTGAAATGATCTGGGGTACACAATATCGATACAGCCCAGATGCCGTTCTGCTTGTTTTTGCATCCAGAACTTACGAACCCGAGGACTATCTTCGAACCTACGACGATTTTCTAAAGGAAATTGAAAGGCGCAAAGCGTGA
- a CDS encoding acyltransferase: MIDITSEVRVSNKAVVEAREIGEGTVIGEFAIVRAGARLGRNVRIHPNVIIEDGVQLGDDVEVFPGAFLGKEPKGAGATSRPIKYEKQLSVGAGCSIGPNAVIFYDVTIGSGTLIGDGASIREGCTIGQSCIVSRYVTVNYATSIGNRVKVMDLTHLTGNMLIEDDVFISTMVGSANDNLIGRGGYSQELCQGPILRKGCVIGAGATLLPAVEVGEGATVAAGAVVTRDVLQNALVAGIPARVMR, translated from the coding sequence GTGATTGATATAACGAGTGAAGTTAGGGTCTCGAACAAGGCGGTTGTCGAGGCCAGGGAAATTGGTGAAGGCACTGTCATAGGTGAATTTGCCATTGTGCGTGCTGGCGCCAGATTAGGGAGAAATGTCCGAATTCATCCAAACGTGATCATCGAAGACGGTGTGCAATTGGGGGATGATGTCGAGGTGTTTCCGGGAGCATTCTTGGGTAAAGAGCCCAAAGGTGCCGGTGCAACTTCGAGGCCGATTAAGTACGAGAAGCAGCTATCGGTAGGCGCGGGTTGTTCAATCGGCCCGAATGCGGTGATTTTTTATGATGTCACCATAGGTTCTGGCACGCTGATTGGAGATGGAGCATCAATCAGGGAGGGCTGCACGATTGGTCAATCCTGCATAGTCAGTCGTTACGTAACGGTCAACTATGCAACATCGATCGGCAATCGCGTCAAGGTCATGGATTTGACCCACCTTACTGGAAACATGTTGATAGAGGATGACGTCTTTATAAGTACAATGGTTGGCTCAGCCAATGACAACTTGATTGGTCGCGGTGGCTATTCACAAGAGCTTTGCCAAGGTCCAATTTTGCGCAAAGGCTGTGTCATTGGGGCAGGCGCAACCCTTCTTCCCGCAGTAGAGGTCGGTGAAGGAGCGACTGTTGCCGCAGGCGCAGTCGTAACGCGTGACGTGCTTCAGAATGCCTTGGTAGCCGGTATTCCAGCAAGAGTCATGAGATGA
- a CDS encoding MarR family EPS-associated transcriptional regulator — protein sequence MNLETRLKLLRALHADPSLSQRALARELDISLGKVNYCLRALIEKGWVKAGNFSRSPAKHRYIYQLTPQGIAAKILITRRYLKRKLVERDALLDEIERLKSEVDAAGEKV from the coding sequence CTGAACCTCGAAACGCGACTGAAGCTGCTGCGTGCTCTCCACGCCGACCCCAGCCTGAGCCAGCGAGCCCTGGCGCGCGAGCTAGATATCAGCCTGGGGAAGGTGAACTACTGCCTGCGCGCCCTTATCGAGAAGGGCTGGGTCAAGGCCGGCAACTTCAGCCGCAGCCCCGCAAAGCATCGCTACATCTACCAACTGACACCTCAGGGGATCGCCGCGAAAATTCTTATAACGAGGCGGTACTTGAAGCGGAAGCTTGTTGAACGAGACGCGCTCCTCGATGAAATCGAGCGTTTGAAGTCCGAAGTGGATGCTGCAGGGGAAAAAGTTTGA
- a CDS encoding polysaccharide biosynthesis/export family protein has translation MVRLITALALLALLSACASGGANRDMADFQEEFASQARVDSINEQLLSFAATADLEAQDYRIGAGDQIQIDIFNVPELSGDYRVAGMGTVNMPLIGQIELSGYSLQEAEQIIADAYSERYLRNPQVSIAVLEFRSQQFTAIGALAAPRVYNTDRRMTLLESIAMAGGLAADAGTQIYVTDRARDPESGELGMRSLIISVEDLMQDPQHFNFFLGEQALINVPRAGSIFVEGAVERPGVYQRTGETTVLKAIAMAGGLKFEASRSNLRVLRRNPASNEWENSVVSLDEIRESPSADLILRDGDIVMIEYGAVRTAWAGSMRILRDIAFLGFRPLN, from the coding sequence GTGGTCCGCCTGATTACCGCCCTGGCCCTGCTCGCGCTGCTGTCGGCCTGCGCGTCCGGCGGCGCCAATCGCGACATGGCCGATTTCCAGGAGGAGTTCGCCTCGCAGGCGCGCGTCGACAGCATCAACGAGCAGCTGCTGAGCTTTGCAGCCACGGCCGATCTGGAAGCGCAGGATTACCGCATCGGCGCCGGCGATCAGATCCAGATCGACATCTTCAACGTACCCGAGCTGTCCGGCGACTATCGAGTGGCCGGGATGGGCACGGTCAACATGCCCCTGATCGGCCAGATCGAACTCAGCGGCTACTCCCTGCAGGAAGCCGAGCAGATCATCGCTGACGCCTACAGTGAGCGCTATCTTCGCAACCCGCAGGTCTCGATTGCCGTGCTGGAGTTCCGGAGCCAGCAGTTCACCGCCATCGGCGCCCTTGCCGCGCCGCGCGTCTACAACACCGATCGCCGAATGACCCTGCTGGAATCCATTGCCATGGCCGGCGGCCTGGCCGCCGATGCGGGCACGCAGATCTACGTGACCGACCGCGCCCGCGACCCGGAAAGCGGTGAGCTGGGCATGCGCAGCCTGATCATCAGCGTCGAGGACCTGATGCAGGACCCGCAGCACTTCAACTTCTTTCTCGGCGAACAGGCGCTGATCAACGTCCCGCGGGCCGGGTCGATCTTCGTCGAGGGCGCCGTGGAGCGGCCGGGCGTGTACCAGCGCACGGGCGAGACGACGGTCCTGAAGGCGATCGCCATGGCCGGCGGCCTGAAGTTCGAGGCCAGCCGTTCCAACCTGCGCGTGCTGCGACGCAACCCCGCCTCCAATGAGTGGGAGAACAGCGTGGTCAGCCTGGACGAGATCCGCGAGTCCCCCAGCGCCGATCTGATCCTGCGCGACGGTGACATCGTGATGATCGAGTATGGCGCGGTGCGCACGGCCTGGGCCGGCAGCATGCGGATCCTGCGCGACATCGCCTTTCTCGGCTTCCGGCCCTTGAACTGA
- a CDS encoding GumC family protein — translation MSDQRIQDGRHLRPIDGQNLALAQYDPYQSKANEDDDAIDLLEIWRTILKRKWVVVSILAVFIATAALSSWLTIPVYRATAVVQINHETANILRIEDFEAAPRSWQGVEQFYQTQYEILRGRQLAENVVEKLEVWDHPELSGEITQRNLYRELRALPGRLMQLIRSDPPSAQPGTAVQTPEAAREAAIRSAGGRLRARISVNPRENSRLVYVSVNSFDPAFAAQLANAVVEEYVRSTMQRRYDAGQEAREFLEGQLADMRIALERADQNLIDFAQANGVADLEERINMSQSSVRTLNDRLSGARGDLVQLRAFNQLIEQGRGDSIRPVVNDGQIAELRGRKAELETEISGLLQRFMEDYPAIAELRSQINEIDSQIRERADFIIGNVIAEYSNLEAEVAALEEAIAENEGRILALNQQGVQYNILRREFETNRELYDGMLQRLKEIGVAAGAQENNIAVIDSALRPGYPVLPDISRNLSIALLLGLVVGVGLALLLEFLDSTVHRTEDVEKLVGRPVLGLIPIVKLSEQRKKSGTTTRAEDRAVSHYSELHPKSAVSEAFRSLRTSLMFSTPQGMPKTILMTSPGPGDGKTTNAINLATVLAQNGARVLLIDADLRKPRLHRDFSIQQSPGLTNRIAEVSSQEVTTSSIIPTTTEGLFVMPSGNQAPNPAELLSSDRMRKIINLSARAFDHVIIDSAPILGLADALVLSRCVDGVILVTSAGKTSKESIRTSTRRLVQVHAPLLGVVMNRIDMESPDYAYYSSYYYNYSHDEDERVEGGRNKAGKNLERTA, via the coding sequence ATGAGTGATCAACGCATCCAGGACGGCCGCCACCTCCGGCCCATCGACGGCCAGAATCTTGCGCTGGCCCAGTACGACCCGTACCAGTCCAAGGCCAACGAGGACGACGATGCCATCGATCTTCTCGAGATCTGGCGCACCATCCTCAAGCGCAAGTGGGTGGTGGTCAGCATCCTGGCCGTGTTCATCGCCACGGCGGCCCTGTCGAGCTGGCTGACCATCCCCGTTTACCGCGCCACGGCCGTGGTGCAGATCAACCACGAAACCGCCAACATCCTGCGCATCGAGGATTTCGAAGCCGCGCCGCGCTCCTGGCAGGGCGTGGAGCAGTTCTACCAGACCCAGTACGAGATCCTGCGCGGGCGTCAGCTGGCCGAGAACGTGGTCGAAAAGCTGGAGGTCTGGGACCACCCCGAGCTGTCGGGGGAGATCACCCAGCGCAACCTGTACCGTGAACTGCGCGCCCTGCCCGGCCGCCTGATGCAGCTCATCCGCTCCGACCCGCCCAGCGCCCAGCCCGGCACGGCGGTGCAGACGCCGGAAGCCGCCCGCGAGGCGGCGATCCGCAGCGCCGGTGGACGGCTCCGTGCACGCATCTCGGTGAATCCGCGTGAAAATTCGCGTCTGGTATACGTGTCCGTCAACAGCTTCGACCCGGCCTTCGCGGCACAGCTGGCCAACGCCGTGGTCGAGGAGTACGTGCGCTCCACCATGCAGCGGCGCTACGACGCCGGCCAGGAGGCCCGGGAGTTCCTCGAAGGGCAGCTGGCCGACATGCGCATCGCGCTGGAGCGCGCCGATCAGAACCTGATCGACTTCGCCCAGGCCAACGGCGTGGCGGACCTGGAAGAGCGCATCAACATGTCGCAGAGCTCGGTGCGCACCCTGAACGATCGCCTCAGCGGCGCACGTGGCGACCTGGTTCAGCTGCGAGCCTTCAACCAGCTGATCGAGCAGGGCCGCGGCGACTCCATCCGCCCCGTGGTCAACGATGGCCAGATCGCCGAATTGCGCGGTCGCAAGGCCGAGCTGGAAACCGAGATCTCCGGCCTGCTGCAGCGCTTCATGGAGGACTATCCGGCGATCGCCGAGCTCAGAAGCCAGATCAACGAGATCGACAGCCAGATCCGCGAGCGCGCCGACTTCATCATCGGCAACGTCATCGCCGAGTACAGCAACCTGGAAGCCGAGGTGGCCGCCCTCGAAGAGGCGATCGCCGAGAACGAAGGGCGCATCCTGGCGCTGAACCAGCAGGGCGTGCAGTACAACATCCTGCGCCGCGAGTTCGAGACCAACCGTGAACTCTACGACGGCATGCTGCAGCGCCTGAAGGAAATCGGCGTTGCCGCCGGCGCCCAGGAAAACAACATCGCCGTGATCGATTCGGCCCTGCGCCCGGGCTACCCGGTGCTGCCGGACATTTCCCGCAACCTGTCGATCGCCCTGCTGCTCGGACTGGTGGTGGGCGTGGGCCTGGCGCTGCTGCTGGAGTTCCTGGACTCGACCGTGCACCGCACGGAAGACGTCGAGAAACTGGTCGGACGCCCGGTGCTGGGCCTGATCCCCATCGTCAAGCTCAGCGAGCAGCGCAAGAAATCGGGCACCACCACGCGCGCCGAGGACCGGGCGGTCAGCCATTACAGCGAACTGCACCCGAAATCGGCCGTGTCCGAGGCCTTCCGCTCGCTGCGCACGAGCCTGATGTTCTCCACGCCGCAGGGCATGCCCAAGACCATTCTGATGACCAGCCCGGGCCCGGGCGACGGCAAGACCACCAATGCCATCAACCTGGCCACGGTGCTGGCCCAGAACGGCGCCAGGGTGCTGCTCATCGATGCCGACCTTCGCAAACCGCGCCTGCACCGTGATTTCTCGATCCAGCAGTCGCCGGGCCTGACCAACCGCATCGCCGAGGTCAGCAGCCAGGAAGTGACGACCTCGTCGATCATCCCGACCACCACCGAGGGCCTGTTCGTGATGCCCAGCGGCAACCAGGCGCCCAACCCCGCCGAGTTGCTGTCATCGGACCGCATGCGCAAGATCATCAACCTGTCGGCCCGGGCCTTCGATCACGTCATCATCGATTCGGCGCCGATTCTGGGCCTGGCCGATGCCCTGGTCCTGTCGCGTTGCGTCGACGGGGTGATCCTGGTCACCAGCGCCGGCAAGACCAGCAAGGAAAGCATCCGGACGAGCACCCGTCGACTGGTACAGGTGCACGCGCCGCTGTTGGGCGTGGTGATGAACCGCATCGATATGGAGTCGCCCGACTACGCCTACTACTCTTCGTACTACTACAACTACAGTCACGACGAGGACGAACGGGTCGAAGGCGGACGCAACAAGGCCGGAAAGAACCTGGAACGCACGGCCTGA
- a CDS encoding tetratricopeptide repeat protein, with product MRRSRLIILLAMLAGLAAVGSDYLELRRFNAVAEQDAIVSPLGPSLYDTFSIHPAARQAARNWAVDPDRAAELLTQAAALYPLEALPWLAQARIKAGRGGDPAVLRADLLSGVAVQPYSPATRWQAAQIALHAGDLDLTERFLRLWAEDQPRELGQALFIAQRWIRDPDQLLDRIVPATEAHWEAAMDFAYRQGKRDLAEAVWDRLASSHALDSPLFLTYFDFLLREGEVDSAMALWQRSDPRYRPGTVLNGGFGREFGPARGLNWRVGPLPEGVRIARDMETYAQAPGSLRLDFAGSHNLRLAHPSILVPLPVGQRFRLTGQWRGQGLTTRARPYLFVRAVDGAMNHRLDVPGAHFGWQAFSLDLELPEGVRLIEINLRRDPTQAFDRYIGGQLWLDEIAIEALPVSDSATPLPAPE from the coding sequence ATGCGCAGATCTCGACTCATCATCCTGCTGGCCATGCTTGCCGGCCTGGCCGCGGTCGGCTCGGACTACCTGGAGCTTCGCCGATTCAACGCCGTCGCCGAACAGGACGCCATCGTCAGCCCGCTCGGCCCCAGCTTGTACGACACCTTTTCCATTCATCCGGCGGCCCGTCAGGCGGCGCGAAATTGGGCCGTGGATCCGGATCGGGCCGCCGAGCTGCTGACCCAGGCGGCTGCCCTCTACCCGCTGGAAGCCCTGCCCTGGCTGGCCCAGGCTCGCATCAAGGCCGGCCGTGGCGGTGACCCGGCGGTGCTGCGGGCGGACCTGCTGTCCGGCGTTGCAGTGCAACCCTACAGCCCGGCCACGCGCTGGCAGGCGGCCCAGATTGCGCTGCACGCCGGCGACCTGGATCTGACCGAACGCTTCCTGAGGCTCTGGGCCGAAGACCAGCCACGCGAGCTGGGACAGGCCCTGTTCATCGCTCAGCGCTGGATCCGCGACCCCGATCAACTGCTGGACCGCATCGTCCCGGCTACCGAAGCGCACTGGGAAGCCGCCATGGACTTCGCCTACCGCCAGGGCAAGCGTGATCTGGCCGAAGCGGTCTGGGATCGGCTCGCCTCCAGTCATGCTCTGGATTCACCCCTGTTCCTGACCTACTTCGACTTCCTCCTGCGTGAGGGCGAGGTCGACTCGGCGATGGCGCTGTGGCAGCGAAGCGACCCGCGCTACCGCCCAGGCACGGTGCTGAACGGCGGTTTCGGCCGCGAGTTCGGGCCGGCGCGGGGCCTGAACTGGCGCGTCGGCCCGCTGCCGGAGGGCGTTCGCATTGCCCGTGACATGGAGACCTACGCCCAGGCGCCGGGCAGCCTGCGCCTGGACTTTGCCGGCAGTCACAATCTGCGCTTGGCCCATCCGAGCATCCTGGTGCCGCTGCCGGTCGGCCAGCGCTTCCGTCTGACCGGACAATGGCGCGGCCAGGGGCTGACCACTCGCGCCCGGCCGTACCTGTTCGTGCGGGCAGTGGACGGCGCGATGAACCATCGACTCGATGTCCCCGGCGCCCACTTCGGCTGGCAGGCGTTCAGCCTCGACCTTGAACTACCCGAGGGCGTTCGCCTGATCGAGATCAACCTGCGGCGCGATCCCACCCAGGCCTTCGATCGCTACATCGGAGGTCAGCTCTGGCTCGACGAGATTGCGATCGAAGCCCTGCCGGTCAGCGATAGCGCGACGCCATTACCAGCGCCCGAATGA
- a CDS encoding REP-associated tyrosine transposase translates to MPRYRRYFSPSDAVFLTIVTRDRAPWLRDARAKRLVIETLRDLRERHSFKHYGHVLLDDHMHWLIQCHSGRGISDLVRDMKLGVIHGYRRLGLPSRRLWQNRFYDHIIRHERDLHVHLDYIHYNPVKHGYVDRPSDYPWSSFQHWVDRGHYTPYWGESEPAAPGMMGEP, encoded by the coding sequence ATGCCTCGATACCGACGATATTTCTCCCCCTCCGACGCGGTGTTCCTGACGATCGTGACCCGCGACCGTGCCCCCTGGCTGCGCGATGCTCGTGCCAAGCGCCTGGTGATCGAAACCCTTCGTGATCTGCGCGAAAGGCACTCCTTCAAACACTACGGCCACGTCCTGCTCGACGACCACATGCACTGGCTGATCCAATGCCACAGCGGCCGCGGCATCTCCGACCTGGTCCGCGACATGAAGCTCGGCGTCATCCACGGCTACCGTCGCCTGGGCCTGCCGTCCCGACGCCTGTGGCAGAACCGCTTCTACGACCACATCATCCGCCACGAACGCGACCTGCACGTTCATCTGGACTACATCCACTACAACCCGGTCAAGCACGGCTACGTCGACCGACCGTCGGATTACCCGTGGTCGAGCTTTCAACACTGGGTCGATCGGGGGCACTACACGCCGTACTGGGGCGAGTCCGAACCGGCCGCGCCGGGGATGATGGGGGAGCCGTGA